In the genome of Pseudomonas sp. HS6, one region contains:
- the secY gene encoding preprotein translocase subunit SecY, which translates to MAKQGALSALGKGGMSELWARLRFLFLAIIVYRIGAHIPVPGINPDRLADLFRQNEGTILSLFNMFSGGALERMSIFALGIMPYISASIIMQLMTAVSPQLEQLKKEGEAGRRKISQYTRYGTVVLALVQAIGMSIGLAGQGVAFTGDFGFHFVAVSTFVAGAMFMMWLGEQITERGVGNGISMLIFSGIVAGLPRAIGQSFESARQGDINIFALVAIGLLAVAIIGFVVFIERGQRRIAVHYAKRQQGRKVFAAQTSHLPLKVNMAGVIPAIFASSILLFPASLGAWFGQSEGMGWLQDISQSIAPGQPLNILLFSAGIIFFCFFYTALMFNPKDVAENLKKSGAFIPGIRPGEQSARYIDGVLTRLTMFGALYMTAVCLLPQFLVVAANVPFYLGGTSLLIVVVVVMDFMSQVQSHLVSHQYESLMKKANLKGYGSGMLR; encoded by the coding sequence ATGGCTAAGCAAGGTGCTCTCTCTGCGCTCGGCAAAGGCGGTATGTCTGAACTCTGGGCTCGTCTGCGTTTTCTGTTCCTGGCGATTATCGTCTACCGAATAGGCGCACACATCCCGGTTCCAGGTATCAACCCGGACCGACTCGCGGACCTGTTTCGACAGAATGAGGGGACCATTCTTAGCTTGTTCAACATGTTTTCCGGCGGCGCGCTGGAGCGGATGAGCATTTTTGCACTGGGGATCATGCCGTATATTTCGGCATCGATCATCATGCAACTGATGACCGCCGTCAGCCCGCAGCTGGAGCAGTTGAAGAAGGAAGGTGAAGCTGGCCGTCGCAAGATCAGCCAGTACACCCGCTACGGCACCGTCGTCCTCGCTCTCGTCCAGGCCATTGGCATGTCCATTGGTCTGGCGGGGCAGGGCGTTGCGTTCACTGGTGACTTTGGCTTCCATTTCGTCGCGGTATCCACTTTTGTGGCTGGTGCGATGTTTATGATGTGGCTGGGTGAGCAGATTACTGAGCGTGGTGTAGGCAACGGTATCTCGATGTTGATTTTTTCGGGTATCGTCGCCGGTCTTCCGAGAGCAATCGGGCAGTCTTTCGAGTCTGCGCGTCAGGGTGATATCAACATCTTCGCCCTGGTTGCCATCGGTTTGCTGGCAGTAGCGATTATCGGTTTCGTGGTGTTCATTGAGCGTGGTCAGCGTCGTATCGCCGTTCACTACGCCAAGCGTCAGCAAGGCCGCAAGGTTTTCGCTGCGCAGACTAGCCACTTGCCGCTGAAGGTGAACATGGCCGGTGTTATTCCGGCTATTTTCGCGAGCAGCATTTTGCTGTTCCCGGCTTCGCTGGGTGCCTGGTTTGGTCAGTCTGAAGGTATGGGCTGGTTGCAGGACATCTCGCAGTCGATCGCTCCTGGTCAGCCGTTGAATATTCTGCTGTTTAGTGCAGGGATTATTTTCTTCTGCTTCTTCTATACGGCGTTGATGTTCAATCCGAAAGACGTAGCGGAAAACCTGAAGAAGTCCGGTGCCTTTATTCCGGGCATCCGTCCAGGTGAGCAGTCCGCGCGCTACATTGATGGCGTTCTGACTCGCTTGACCATGTTCGGTGCTCTTTACATGACGGCCGTGTGCCTGTTGCCCCAGTTCCTGGTGGTTGCAGCAAACGTTCCGTTCTACCTTGGCGGGACCTCGTTGCTGATCGTGGTCGTGGTTGTGATGGACTTCATGTCCCAAGTACAATCGCACCTCGTTTCGCACCAGTACGAATCCCTGATGAAGAAAGCCAACCTGAAGGGTTACGGCAGCGGCATGTTGCGCTGA
- the rplE gene encoding 50S ribosomal protein L5, whose amino-acid sequence MARLKEIYRKEIAPKLKEELKLSNVMEVPRVTKITLNMGLGEAIGDKKVIEHAVADLEKITGQKVVVTYARKSIAGFKVREGWPIGVKVTLRRERMYEFLDRLLSISLPRVRDFRGLNAKSFDGRGNYSMGVKEQIIFPEIDYDKIDALRGLDITLTTTAKNDDEGRALLRAFKFPFRN is encoded by the coding sequence ATGGCACGACTAAAAGAGATTTACCGGAAGGAAATCGCTCCGAAACTTAAGGAAGAACTTAAGCTTTCGAACGTGATGGAAGTTCCGCGCGTTACCAAAATCACCCTGAACATGGGTCTGGGCGAAGCGATCGGCGACAAAAAAGTCATCGAGCACGCTGTTGCTGACCTGGAAAAGATCACCGGCCAGAAAGTCGTTGTGACCTACGCTCGCAAATCCATCGCTGGCTTTAAAGTCCGTGAAGGTTGGCCGATCGGCGTCAAAGTGACCCTGCGCCGTGAGCGTATGTACGAGTTCCTGGATCGTCTGCTGTCGATCTCCCTGCCTCGGGTTCGCGACTTCCGCGGCCTGAATGCCAAGTCCTTCGATGGTCGTGGCAACTACAGCATGGGCGTGAAAGAGCAGATCATTTTCCCGGAAATCGACTACGACAAGATCGATGCTCTCCGCGGTCTGGACATTACCCTGACCACCACTGCCAAGAACGATGATGAAGGCCGCGCTCTGCTGCGTGCTTTCAAATTCCCGTTCCGCAACTGA
- the rpsN gene encoding 30S ribosomal protein S14 — translation MAKKSMKNRELKRQLTVAKYATKRAALKAIIVDLNASPEARWEATVALQKQPRDASASRMRNRCRLTGRPHGVYRKFGLGRNKLREAAMRGDVPGLVKASW, via the coding sequence ATGGCCAAGAAGAGCATGAAGAACCGTGAGCTGAAGCGTCAGCTCACCGTTGCCAAGTACGCCACCAAGCGTGCAGCGCTGAAAGCTATCATCGTTGATCTGAACGCAAGTCCAGAAGCGCGTTGGGAAGCTACCGTAGCTCTGCAGAAGCAGCCACGTGACGCAAGCGCTTCGCGCATGCGTAACCGCTGCCGCCTGACTGGTCGTCCGCACGGCGTTTACCGCAAGTTCGGCCTGGGCCGTAACAAGCTGCGTGAAGCTGCAATGCGTGGTGACGTTCCAGGTCTGGTTAAAGCCAGCTGGTAA
- the rplO gene encoding 50S ribosomal protein L15, with protein sequence MKLNDLSPAPGSRREKHRPGRGIGSGLGKTGGRGHKGQTSRSGGTIAPGFEGGQQPLHRRLPKFGFVSLKAMDRAEVRLSELAKVEGDIVTVQSLKDANVINVNVQRVKIMLSGEVTRAVTIGKGIGATKGARAAIEAAGGKFEE encoded by the coding sequence ATGAAACTCAATGATCTGAGTCCAGCGCCGGGTTCCCGTCGCGAAAAGCATCGTCCGGGCCGTGGTATCGGTAGTGGTTTGGGTAAGACTGGTGGCCGTGGTCACAAAGGTCAGACCTCCCGCTCCGGTGGCACCATTGCTCCAGGCTTTGAAGGCGGTCAACAGCCGCTGCATCGTCGCCTGCCGAAGTTCGGTTTCGTTTCCCTGAAAGCCATGGACCGCGCAGAAGTGCGTTTGTCCGAGCTGGCTAAAGTGGAAGGCGACATCGTCACCGTGCAGTCCCTGAAAGATGCCAACGTGATCAACGTCAACGTACAGCGTGTGAAAATCATGCTGTCCGGTGAAGTGACTCGCGCTGTCACTATCGGCAAGGGAATCGGCGCCACCAAAGGTGCGCGTGCGGCTATCGAAGCAGCTGGCGGCAAGTTCGAGGAATAA
- the rpsH gene encoding 30S ribosomal protein S8 — protein sequence MSMQDPLADMLTRIRNAQMAEKSVVSMPSSTLKVAVAKVLKDEGYIAGYQISSETKPLLSIELKYFEGRPVIEEVKRVSRPGLRQYKSVEDLPKVRGGLGVSIVSTNKGVMTDRAARAAGVGGEVLCTVF from the coding sequence ATGAGTATGCAGGACCCGTTAGCGGACATGCTAACTCGAATCCGTAATGCCCAGATGGCTGAAAAGTCCGTCGTAAGCATGCCTTCTTCCACGTTGAAGGTGGCTGTAGCTAAAGTCCTGAAGGACGAAGGTTACATCGCGGGTTATCAGATCAGCAGCGAAACAAAACCACTGCTGTCTATCGAGCTGAAATATTTCGAAGGCCGTCCGGTCATCGAAGAAGTCAAGCGCGTTAGCCGTCCAGGCCTGCGTCAGTACAAGTCCGTCGAAGATCTGCCAAAAGTACGTGGCGGTCTCGGTGTGTCTATCGTCTCCACCAACAAAGGTGTGATGACTGATCGTGCTGCGCGCGCTGCCGGTGTCGGCGGCGAAGTTCTTTGCACTGTGTTCTAA
- the rpmD gene encoding 50S ribosomal protein L30, with product MATVKVTLIKSMTGRIPNHKLCVKGLGLRRIGHTVEVQDTPENRGMINKAYYMLRVEG from the coding sequence ATGGCTACCGTTAAAGTTACGCTGATCAAAAGCATGACCGGCCGCATCCCTAACCACAAACTGTGCGTTAAGGGTCTGGGTCTGCGTCGCATCGGTCACACTGTAGAAGTCCAGGATACTCCCGAGAATCGCGGGATGATCAACAAGGCTTACTACATGCTGCGTGTCGAGGGTTAA
- the rplX gene encoding 50S ribosomal protein L24 produces MQKIRRDDEIIVIAGKDKGKRGKVLKVLADNRLVVGGLNLVKRHTKPNPMSGVQGGIVEKEAPLHASNVAIFNGETNKADRVGFKVEDGKKIRVFKSTQKAVDA; encoded by the coding sequence ATGCAAAAGATTCGTCGTGACGACGAGATCATCGTGATCGCCGGCAAAGACAAAGGTAAGCGCGGTAAGGTGCTGAAGGTTCTTGCTGACAACCGTCTGGTTGTTGGTGGTCTGAACCTGGTCAAGCGTCATACCAAGCCTAACCCGATGTCGGGCGTACAGGGCGGTATCGTCGAGAAAGAAGCGCCACTGCACGCTTCTAACGTCGCCATCTTCAACGGCGAAACCAACAAGGCTGACCGCGTTGGTTTCAAAGTAGAAGACGGTAAAAAAATTCGTGTCTTCAAGTCGACCCAAAAAGCGGTTGATGCTTGA
- the rplF gene encoding 50S ribosomal protein L6, which translates to MSRVAKNPVKLPAGVEVKFAGQQLSVKGAKGTLELNVHSSVEIVEEAGELRFAARNGDQQTRAMAGTTRALVNNMVQGVSQGFERKLQLVGVGYKAQAKGTVLNLALGFSHPVDYELPEGITAETPSQTDILIKGIDKQLVGQVAAEIRDFRPPEPYKGKGVRYADEVVRRKEAKKK; encoded by the coding sequence ATGTCTCGCGTCGCTAAGAACCCCGTTAAGCTGCCAGCCGGTGTCGAAGTCAAATTCGCAGGCCAACAGCTTTCGGTGAAGGGTGCCAAGGGCACTCTCGAACTGAACGTCCATTCGTCCGTTGAGATCGTTGAAGAAGCCGGTGAGCTGCGTTTTGCTGCTCGCAATGGCGATCAGCAAACTCGCGCAATGGCCGGTACCACTCGTGCGTTGGTTAACAACATGGTCCAGGGCGTAAGCCAAGGCTTCGAGCGCAAGCTCCAGCTGGTCGGTGTTGGTTACAAAGCGCAAGCAAAAGGCACAGTGCTGAACCTGGCTCTTGGCTTCTCGCACCCAGTGGATTATGAACTGCCGGAAGGCATCACCGCTGAGACCCCTAGCCAGACCGATATCCTGATCAAGGGCATCGACAAGCAGCTGGTAGGTCAAGTGGCCGCCGAGATCCGCGACTTCCGTCCACCAGAGCCGTACAAAGGCAAAGGTGTGCGCTACGCGGACGAAGTCGTCCGTCGTAAAGAAGCCAAGAAGAAGTAG
- the rpsE gene encoding 30S ribosomal protein S5, whose protein sequence is MSNNDQKRDEGYIEKLVQVNRVAKTVKGGRIFTFTALTVVGDGKGRVGFGRGKSREVPAAIQKAMEAARRNMIQVDLNGTTLQYAMKSAHGASKVYMQPASEGTGIIAGGAMRAVLEVAGVQNVLAKCYGSTNPVNVVHATFKGLKAMQSPESIAAKRGLRVEEIK, encoded by the coding sequence ATGTCAAATAACGACCAAAAGCGCGACGAAGGCTACATTGAGAAGCTGGTTCAAGTTAACCGCGTAGCCAAAACCGTTAAAGGCGGCCGTATCTTCACTTTCACCGCGTTGACCGTGGTTGGTGATGGTAAAGGGCGTGTTGGCTTCGGCCGTGGCAAGTCGCGTGAAGTGCCTGCTGCGATCCAGAAGGCAATGGAAGCTGCTCGCCGCAACATGATCCAGGTTGATCTGAACGGCACCACTCTGCAGTACGCAATGAAGTCCGCTCACGGCGCTTCGAAGGTGTACATGCAGCCTGCTTCTGAAGGTACCGGTATCATCGCTGGCGGCGCTATGCGTGCTGTCCTCGAAGTTGCTGGCGTTCAGAACGTTCTGGCCAAGTGCTATGGCTCGACTAACCCTGTAAACGTGGTTCACGCCACTTTCAAGGGTCTGAAGGCTATGCAGTCTCCTGAGTCCATCGCAGCCAAGCGTGGCCTGCGTGTTGAGGAGATCAAGTAA
- the rplR gene encoding 50S ribosomal protein L18, with protein sequence MTDKKVTRLRRARKARLKMHELEVVRLCVFRSSQHIYAQVISADGNKVLASASTLDKELRDGATGNIDAATKVGQLVATRAKAAGVSQVAFDRSGFKYHGRVKALADAAREAGLEF encoded by the coding sequence ATGACCGACAAAAAAGTTACTCGACTGCGTCGCGCTCGCAAAGCACGCCTGAAAATGCACGAACTCGAAGTCGTGCGTCTCTGCGTGTTCCGCTCGTCGCAGCACATCTACGCCCAGGTCATTTCGGCCGACGGCAACAAAGTCCTGGCAAGCGCCTCGACTTTGGATAAAGAACTGCGTGATGGCGCCACTGGCAACATCGACGCGGCCACTAAGGTTGGCCAGCTGGTCGCTACGCGTGCTAAGGCCGCTGGCGTCTCGCAGGTGGCTTTCGACCGCTCTGGCTTCAAGTACCACGGCCGCGTTAAAGCGCTGGCTGATGCTGCTCGTGAAGCTGGGCTGGAGTTCTAA